The Tripterygium wilfordii isolate XIE 37 chromosome 21, ASM1340144v1, whole genome shotgun sequence genome segment TTTTGGGTATTTTGCGATTGCAACCGAAGATGTAAGTTTCGCTCTACTGAGTTAGAGTCTGGATTTGTCTTGATGCTTGAAATGAACTACAAATATTTGGCTTCCAGATTTACAAAATGGTTGAGAACATCCGTGCTAAGGGTGGCAATATCACTAGGGAGCCTGGTCCAGTTAAAGGTGGATCAACTGTTATTGCCTATGTGAAGGATCCTGATGGTTATACTTTTGAGCTCGTCCAAAGAGGTAGCACACCTGAGCCTCTATGCCAAATAATGCTTCGTGTTGGGGATCTGGAACGGTCAACCAAATTCTACGAGAAGGTAATACGATGTTGAAGTGTTTTGTTTGGATTCTTATTGTTTGTCTTGTTTCCAAGTTTCTAGAAAACCTGCTCTAGAGCTGATAAAATTGCAAATGATTTCCGTCATGCCCACAAACTAGCGGACAAATTTGATGGTTAATTTGATTGAGATTGTGCTATGAATGGGTGTCTTGTACAGTTGTACTGTCAAgtatttcttttgtttcctaGATTAGAACATCATGCTGCTTTAATAATATTCTTATCTAATAGTAATCGAAGAAACCTTGCATGATAAATTTATCTTTTTCCATAAACTGAACGgaagaaatatttttattttatttttctgttgtAACGCCCAATATTTGGCAGGGGAGGGATTGCCTTACCAACTCAACCCAAAGATTCTTCatatgattttgttgttttctgttattctttcttttcaggcCTTGGGGATGAAGCTAATAAAGAAGACCGATAGACCTGAATACAAGGTTTACTTTTTCCTCTCCGTAGTTtcatttaatcttttttttattgttaagatTTCATTTAATATATTAGTTACAAGTGACAACCACACTTTCTCTTAGTTGAGGGTTGAAGAAGTCTAACTAGTTTCCTCATTTTGTTGCATGTAATTCATAGTACACAATGGCCATGCTGGGCTATGGAGAGGAGCTTGAGTCCACTGTTATTCAGTTTACTTACAACCATGGTGTGACTGATTACACCAAAGGAAATGCATATGCACAGGTCAGCTCCATCCCCATccttgtacaatttcaaatgaTACTTTTCTCCATTTAACAGACATATCTTTCCTTTTAATCTTATTGTGGTATCTATTACAGATTGCTATCAGTACTGATGATGTGTACAAAAGTGGTGAGGTGGTTAACGTGGTCACGCAAGAGCTTGGAGGAAAGATTACTCGGCAAGCTGGACTAATTCCTGGAATTAATACAAAAATCGTCTCTTTTCTTGATCCTGATGGCTGGAAAACTGTAAGTTGTCTTTCGTGATTGGAAATATTTGGGTTTAATAGGTAGAAATGGTCGCTACTACTTGTAGAAACATATACTGAGGTTTTAA includes the following:
- the LOC119988473 gene encoding lactoylglutathione lyase GLX1-like, producing the protein MAEAAPVNAELLKWVKKDKRRFLHAVYRVGDLDRTIKFYTECFGMKLLRKRDVPEEKYSNAFLGFGPEESHFVVELTYNYGVTSYDIGTGFGYFAIATEDIYKMVENIRAKGGNITREPGPVKGGSTVIAYVKDPDGYTFELVQRGSTPEPLCQIMLRVGDLERSTKFYEKALGMKLIKKTDRPEYKYTMAMLGYGEELESTVIQFTYNHGVTDYTKGNAYAQIAISTDDVYKSGEVVNVVTQELGGKITRQAGLIPGINTKIVSFLDPDGWKTVLVDNEDFLNELHKQE